The following proteins are encoded in a genomic region of Helicobacter sp. MIT 21-1697:
- the ftsA gene encoding cell division protein FtsA, which produces MNQIILGIDIGSTKICSVIAEIKQDGTPYILGSGTHKADGIKKGSITNIELASLAIRNSVNDAKRVADTNVDKAIISLSGAYTKSIRENAVVNVPSNEIGLKEINRVMQTAIYNAVIPEGHIVIHALPYEFRLDDQSYAEDPMGMSASRLEAFVHIVTAKKSALENLKRAVRESGIEIENIVLSAYASSIAVLSNEEKELGVVCIDMGGQTCDLMIYSGYSMRYSDFLSVGSHNITIDLATALNTHPSTAEQIKTEYGKLILSDEDKTKAIKVPLMSSDTATTNVNLEIVHAVLSARVEETLQLLAKSIEKSGLKDKLGAGIALTGGMANLDGMQEFASSIFRKPVRISKPTTMNGLFDGLKGAHSATAIGLILHGAGQHTNYEIDYDKKIHYKKSNIVTKNDDMSNIGLPKDTIQENTGNANIIHNDDFSQIRTSEKDKHSNPFTRFWNWVKQVVSQLF; this is translated from the coding sequence GTGAATCAAATTATATTGGGCATTGACATTGGTTCAACAAAGATTTGTTCCGTTATCGCCGAGATAAAACAAGATGGAACACCCTACATTCTCGGTTCGGGCACACATAAGGCTGATGGTATCAAAAAAGGCTCTATTACAAATATTGAGCTTGCTTCTTTGGCAATACGAAATTCTGTTAATGATGCCAAAAGAGTCGCTGATACAAATGTAGATAAGGCAATTATATCTCTCTCTGGTGCATATACAAAAAGCATTAGAGAAAACGCAGTTGTAAATGTCCCAAGCAATGAAATTGGATTAAAAGAAATTAATCGCGTAATGCAAACAGCTATTTATAATGCCGTGATTCCTGAAGGACACATTGTTATCCACGCGTTACCTTATGAGTTTAGGCTTGATGACCAAAGCTATGCTGAAGATCCAATGGGTATGAGTGCATCGCGCCTTGAAGCTTTTGTGCATATTGTAACAGCAAAAAAATCAGCACTTGAAAATCTTAAACGCGCAGTGCGTGAGAGTGGCATAGAAATTGAAAATATTGTTTTAAGTGCGTATGCCTCATCAATCGCAGTTTTAAGCAACGAAGAAAAAGAGCTGGGCGTAGTGTGTATAGATATGGGTGGGCAGACTTGTGATTTGATGATTTATAGTGGTTATTCTATGCGGTATAGCGACTTTCTAAGCGTGGGTTCGCATAATATCACTATTGATTTAGCCACTGCTCTTAATACTCACCCAAGCACAGCAGAGCAAATCAAAACAGAATATGGCAAACTCATTTTAAGCGATGAAGATAAGACAAAGGCTATTAAAGTGCCTCTTATGTCAAGTGATACAGCTACAACAAATGTAAATTTAGAAATTGTCCATGCGGTGTTATCTGCTCGTGTGGAGGAAACTTTGCAACTTTTGGCAAAAAGCATTGAAAAAAGTGGTTTAAAAGATAAACTTGGCGCAGGTATCGCTCTCACAGGCGGTATGGCAAATCTTGATGGTATGCAAGAATTTGCATCAAGTATATTTCGCAAACCCGTAAGAATATCTAAACCCACAACTATGAATGGACTTTTTGATGGCTTAAAAGGCGCACATAGTGCTACTGCAATAGGTTTGATACTGCACGGAGCAGGGCAACATACGAATTATGAAATAGATTATGACAAAAAGATTCATTACAAAAAGAGTAATATTGTTACAAAGAATGATGATATGAGTAACATTGGACTACCAAAAGATACTATTCAGGAGAACACAGGAAATGCAAACATCATTCATAATGATGATTTTTCACAGATTAGAACTTCAGAGAAGGATAAGCATAGCAATCCTTTTACGAGATTCTGGAATTGGGTTAAGCAAGTGGTGAGTCAATTATTTTAA
- the ftsZ gene encoding cell division protein FtsZ, with protein sequence MEDIIQEIQPKAQNAVIDSSVNISIQEIQDETSKQGAVIAVIGVGGGGSNMVNYLANNNPHKDVKLIAANTDVQALTTTQASLKMKLGERLTKGLGAGMRPEVGEKAALETYEEIKAVLKGADIVFISAGLGGGTGTGAAPVIAKAAKEVGALTVSIVTKPFKYEGAKRTRLAEEGLRNLKAESDCIIVIPNERLLNIIPKNCSRKDSFAFVDNVLAQAVNGMSSVILNHTQGDINVDFADVQTIMNHRGLALMGIGEATGDNAAYDAVQQAIVSPLLDNISIKGAKGVVVCIESCESYPQAELAAAMNEISSIIDQEADFIQGMHTLYDVPEDFVRITVIATGFEKEIVNGSNDSLQKTEQELALEHSRQNIQLIRNVSGEDYNLFNNSDALEVPTYLRNQKD encoded by the coding sequence ATGGAAGACATAATTCAAGAAATTCAACCAAAAGCACAAAACGCAGTCATTGACAGCAGTGTGAATATAAGTATCCAAGAGATTCAAGATGAAACAAGCAAACAAGGTGCAGTGATTGCAGTCATTGGTGTAGGTGGTGGTGGCTCAAATATGGTCAATTATCTTGCCAATAATAATCCACACAAAGATGTGAAGCTTATCGCAGCAAACACAGATGTCCAAGCCCTTACAACAACACAAGCAAGTCTCAAAATGAAACTTGGTGAGCGATTGACTAAAGGTTTGGGCGCAGGTATGCGACCAGAAGTTGGTGAAAAAGCAGCACTAGAGACTTATGAGGAGATTAAAGCCGTGCTTAAAGGAGCAGATATTGTTTTTATCTCTGCTGGATTAGGTGGTGGCACAGGCACAGGAGCAGCTCCTGTAATAGCAAAAGCTGCAAAAGAAGTAGGCGCACTCACGGTTTCTATTGTAACGAAGCCTTTTAAATATGAGGGTGCTAAGCGAACACGATTAGCTGAAGAGGGTTTGCGTAATCTTAAGGCAGAGAGTGATTGTATTATTGTGATTCCAAATGAAAGGCTGCTTAATATTATTCCTAAAAATTGCAGTCGTAAAGATTCCTTTGCTTTTGTAGATAATGTCCTTGCACAAGCAGTAAATGGTATGTCTAGTGTTATCTTAAATCATACACAAGGTGATATAAATGTGGATTTTGCCGATGTTCAAACTATAATGAATCATAGGGGCTTGGCACTTATGGGTATTGGTGAAGCCACAGGTGATAATGCAGCCTATGATGCTGTGCAGCAAGCTATTGTTTCTCCTTTGCTTGATAATATTTCTATTAAAGGTGCAAAAGGTGTAGTCGTATGTATTGAATCTTGTGAATCTTATCCACAAGCGGAATTAGCTGCAGCAATGAATGAAATTAGTTCTATCATTGACCAAGAAGCAGATTTTATCCAAGGTATGCACACATTATATGATGTGCCAGAGGATTTTGTGCGCATAACCGTGATTGCCACAGGCTTTGAAAAAGAGATTGTAAATGGCAGCAATGATTCTTTACAAAAAACAGAGCAAGAGTTGGCTTTAGAGCATTCTCGTCAAAACATACAGCTTATACGCAATGTAAGTGGAGAAGATTATAATTTATTTAATAATAGCGATGCTCTTGAAGTGCCTACATATCTTCGTAATCAAAAAGACTAG
- the rpsU gene encoding 30S ribosomal protein S21 encodes MPGIKVKEGESFEEAYRKFKKQTDRNLVVTELRARRFFESKTEKRKKQKINAKKKMLKRLYMLRRYESKL; translated from the coding sequence ATGCCAGGTATTAAAGTAAAAGAAGGCGAATCTTTTGAAGAAGCGTATAGAAAATTCAAAAAACAAACAGACCGCAACCTCGTTGTAACCGAACTGCGTGCAAGAAGATTTTTTGAATCCAAAACTGAAAAGCGTAAAAAACAAAAGATTAATGCAAAGAAAAAAATGCTTAAACGACTTTATATGCTCCGCCGCTATGAGTCTAAACTTTAA